The Caldicellulosiruptor changbaiensis genome has a segment encoding these proteins:
- the spoIIAB gene encoding anti-sigma F factor, whose amino-acid sequence MRILNYMELKIPSKSQNEAFARVAVAAFVAQLDPTLDEVTEIKTAVSEAVTNSIIHAYEDKIGEIIIKGKIYENFVVEIEVIDFGKGIEDVELARQPLFTTKPDEERSGMGFTVMETFMDKVEVTSEVGRGTCVRMFKAIKKRKSEGVEIEQSFPGGIDK is encoded by the coding sequence ATGAGAATTTTAAACTATATGGAACTTAAAATTCCTTCTAAATCGCAAAACGAAGCGTTTGCAAGGGTGGCTGTTGCTGCATTTGTTGCCCAGCTTGACCCAACATTGGATGAGGTTACAGAAATCAAGACTGCTGTATCTGAAGCTGTAACAAATTCAATAATTCATGCATATGAGGATAAAATTGGGGAAATAATAATAAAAGGAAAGATTTACGAAAACTTTGTTGTTGAGATTGAGGTAATTGACTTTGGTAAGGGAATTGAAGATGTTGAGCTTGCACGCCAGCCACTTTTCACAACCAAGCCTGATGAAGAGCGATCTGGTATGGGCTTTACTGTGATGGAGACGTTTATGGATAAGGTTGAGGTTACATCAGAGGTTGGCAGGGGCACATGTGTGAGGATGTTCAAAGCCATTAAAAAACGAAAGAGCGAGGGAGTGGAAATTGAGCAGAGCTTCCCAGGAGGAATTGATAAGTAA
- the hemB gene encoding porphobilinogen synthase: MEFKRLRRLRQTKALRELFYETRLYSKEFIFPLFIDDGNNVFERMPQLDGIVKVSVDRLQEALDEIKKADIGGVILFGVTSQKDEMGSYATRDDGAVQQAIRKIKEYSEDILVFADVCLCEYTSHGHCGILKGDKIDNDKTIEVLSEIALSYAKAGADIICPSDMMDGRVAAIRKKLDSHGFVYTPIIPYSAKFASSLYAPFRDVANSRPAFGDRKSYQMPYQNKREALREIEADISEGADAVIIKPALTSLDVISAAKEKFNIPIIAYNVSGEYAMVKSAGKLGLLNEEEVIIEILTAIKRAGADAIITYHALEAARILNGKEL, translated from the coding sequence ATGGAGTTTAAAAGATTAAGAAGGTTAAGACAGACAAAAGCTTTAAGAGAACTTTTTTATGAAACAAGACTTTACAGCAAAGAGTTTATTTTTCCCCTTTTTATCGATGATGGTAACAACGTGTTTGAAAGAATGCCACAGTTAGATGGTATAGTGAAGGTATCTGTTGACAGACTACAAGAAGCCTTGGATGAGATCAAGAAAGCTGACATTGGCGGTGTAATTTTATTTGGTGTGACTTCACAGAAAGATGAGATGGGAAGCTATGCCACAAGAGATGATGGAGCAGTCCAGCAGGCAATAAGGAAAATAAAAGAATATTCCGAAGATATATTGGTGTTTGCAGATGTGTGCCTTTGTGAGTACACATCTCATGGACATTGTGGTATTTTGAAAGGTGATAAAATAGACAATGATAAGACAATAGAAGTTTTAAGTGAAATAGCACTGTCCTATGCAAAAGCAGGGGCAGATATAATTTGTCCATCTGATATGATGGACGGAAGGGTTGCCGCTATCCGAAAAAAGCTTGACAGTCACGGATTTGTTTATACTCCCATCATACCATACAGTGCAAAGTTTGCATCCTCACTTTATGCACCATTTAGAGATGTAGCAAACTCACGGCCTGCTTTTGGCGACAGAAAAAGTTATCAAATGCCATACCAAAACAAAAGAGAAGCTCTGCGAGAGATAGAAGCTGACATTTCAGAAGGTGCTGATGCAGTAATTATAAAACCAGCCTTGACTTCACTTGATGTAATCTCTGCTGCAAAAGAAAAATTCAATATTCCTATTATAGCCTATAATGTCAGTGGCGAGTATGCCATGGTAAAAAGTGCTGGCAAGCTTGGTCTTTTGAATGAAGAAGAGGTTATAATTGAGATATTGACTGCTATAAAGAGAGCAGGTGCTGATGCGATTATAACATACCATGCTTTAGAAGCTGCAAGGATATTGAATGGAAAGGAGCTTTAA
- a CDS encoding SigF/SigG family RNA polymerase sporulation sigma factor, translating into MSRASQEELISKAKNGDKKARQELIENNLALVWSIVKKFAVKGIEADDLFQIGCIGLIKAVDRFDPSFNVRFSTYAVPMIIGEIKRYLRDDGKIKVSRKIKENQSKLKKFRDEFLFQNGREPTISEISETTGLSQDDILLCIDASLDVTSLNEVINQEEGKPITLMDIAADEDYSSRLLDIMALKEGLRKLKGRERYIIFMRYFKNKTQSEIAKELNISQVHVSRIEKKALERIKREFL; encoded by the coding sequence TTGAGCAGAGCTTCCCAGGAGGAATTGATAAGTAAGGCAAAAAACGGTGATAAAAAGGCGCGGCAAGAACTCATTGAAAACAATCTTGCGCTTGTGTGGAGCATTGTCAAAAAGTTTGCAGTCAAAGGAATTGAAGCTGATGATTTGTTCCAGATAGGATGTATTGGACTTATCAAAGCTGTTGATAGGTTTGACCCAAGCTTCAATGTCAGATTTTCAACATATGCGGTGCCAATGATAATTGGAGAGATAAAAAGGTATTTACGAGATGATGGCAAGATAAAGGTTTCACGAAAGATAAAGGAAAATCAGAGCAAGCTCAAGAAATTTCGCGATGAGTTTTTATTTCAAAACGGCAGAGAGCCAACAATTAGCGAGATTTCAGAGACAACAGGTTTGAGCCAAGATGATATTTTGCTTTGCATAGATGCATCACTTGATGTCACATCTTTAAATGAGGTTATAAACCAAGAAGAAGGAAAACCTATCACACTTATGGACATCGCAGCTGATGAGGACTACTCAAGCAGACTTTTAGACATAATGGCTTTGAAAGAAGGATTAAGAAAATTAAAAGGACGTGAACGCTACATAATATTTATGCGCTACTTTAAAAACAAAACACAGTCTGAGATTGCAAAAGAACTCAATATATCACAAGTGCATGTTTCGAGGATTGAAAAAAAAGCCTTGGAAAGGATAAAGAGAGAGTTTCTATGA
- a CDS encoding STAS domain-containing protein (This anti-anti-sigma factor, or anti-sigma factor antagonist, belongs to a family that includes characterized members SpoIIAA, RsbV, RsfA, and RsfB.) has product MDFEAIMMEGTLILKIRGELDQYNADRFRLRFDMKIVSPEVQKVVIDISELTFMDSSGVGFLVGRFKTARAFAKELVLVCSSSYINRLLSTCGIEKLIKKYTTIDEALS; this is encoded by the coding sequence ATGGATTTTGAAGCAATTATGATGGAAGGAACGCTTATTTTAAAGATAAGAGGTGAACTTGATCAATATAATGCAGATAGATTTCGATTAAGATTTGACATGAAAATAGTAAGTCCTGAGGTACAAAAAGTGGTAATTGACATCTCAGAGCTTACCTTTATGGACTCATCAGGTGTTGGTTTTCTGGTTGGGAGGTTCAAAACTGCAAGAGCGTTTGCAAAAGAGCTTGTCTTGGTTTGCAGCTCAAGCTATATCAACAGACTTCTTTCAACTTGTGGAATAGAAAAACTGATAAAGAAATATACAACTATTGATGAGGCTTTGAGCTAA
- a CDS encoding ComF family protein yields the protein MERLIQFFFPRRCSFCGKVGDDPCDECKKFIRFIQGKTCEKCGIPIVDFVYSLCPNCQRESFSFEKVFPVFYYESVVRKGVHLFKYRGFYQNALTFSNLMANKIISSNVHIDIVIPVPISYERYLKRGYNHSYLLAKNISKALKIPLLDALKRTQSTKPFYNLSREERKKEIKDKIALKNGYENSVKGKTILLVDDIFTTGATADECSKVLLKSGANKVYVSVLAITKPSRELK from the coding sequence ATGGAAAGACTAATCCAATTTTTCTTTCCTCGCCGCTGTTCATTTTGTGGTAAGGTGGGAGATGACCCATGTGATGAGTGCAAAAAGTTTATACGGTTTATCCAAGGCAAAACATGCGAAAAATGCGGAATTCCAATTGTTGACTTTGTCTACAGTCTTTGTCCAAACTGTCAAAGAGAAAGTTTTTCCTTTGAAAAGGTCTTTCCCGTTTTTTATTATGAAAGTGTTGTTAGAAAAGGTGTTCATCTTTTCAAGTATAGGGGTTTTTACCAGAATGCTTTAACATTTTCAAATCTGATGGCAAACAAAATAATAAGCTCTAATGTGCACATAGATATTGTAATCCCTGTGCCAATAAGTTATGAGAGGTACTTAAAAAGGGGATATAATCACTCATACCTTTTAGCAAAGAATATATCAAAAGCATTGAAAATACCTCTGCTTGATGCTCTAAAAAGAACGCAGTCTACAAAGCCCTTTTACAACCTTTCAAGAGAGGAGAGAAAAAAGGAAATAAAAGATAAGATTGCGCTCAAAAATGGGTATGAAAATAGTGTAAAGGGAAAGACAATTTTACTTGTTGATGATATTTTCACAACTGGAGCAACAGCAGATGAATGCTCAAAGGTGTTGTTAAAAAGTGGTGCGAACAAGGTGTACGTATCTGTTTTAGCAATAACAAAACCATCAAGAGAATTAAAATAG
- a CDS encoding NAD(P)-dependent oxidoreductase, translated as MLKPDKEDILEIDSGFENLMHIGLVANNIKVGVIGAGKASLIKTKTFLKAGCEVEVLSPRFDKGFRRLRCECLNLKKGKFHKSFLKDKHIIVIGVSNKKLEKRIIWHCKRLNKLYLVCSDYKLGNLRLGAQKRTDEFVFSLSINRGNPKLSKYLTQKVLNFLQSFTIFCKWATDLREKLKHHPQKDQILEFVCSDDFYYFFKKGYANKVIKLFYEDV; from the coding sequence TTGCTCAAACCTGATAAAGAGGATATTCTTGAAATAGATTCAGGCTTTGAAAATCTCATGCATATTGGACTTGTAGCAAATAACATTAAGGTGGGGGTTATAGGAGCAGGGAAAGCTTCTTTGATAAAAACCAAAACATTTCTAAAAGCTGGTTGCGAGGTTGAAGTTTTGTCGCCAAGGTTTGATAAAGGCTTTAGAAGGTTGAGATGTGAATGTCTTAATCTTAAGAAGGGAAAGTTTCACAAAAGTTTTTTAAAGGATAAACACATAATTGTGATTGGAGTGTCAAACAAAAAACTTGAAAAAAGAATTATTTGGCACTGCAAAAGACTGAATAAACTATATCTGGTGTGTTCAGATTATAAGCTTGGAAACTTAAGGCTTGGTGCCCAAAAAAGAACTGATGAATTTGTTTTTAGCTTGTCAATAAATAGGGGAAATCCGAAACTTTCAAAATATCTTACACAGAAAGTTCTCAATTTTCTTCAGAGTTTTACCATCTTCTGCAAATGGGCAACTGATTTAAGAGAAAAATTAAAGCATCATCCGCAAAAAGACCAAATATTGGAATTTGTCTGTTCAGATGACTTTTATTATTTTTTCAAAAAAGGATATGCAAATAAAGTTATAAAGTTATTTTATGAAGATGTTTAA
- the hemC gene encoding hydroxymethylbilane synthase → MKKLRIGARDSRLSRIQVDIVARKIKQTLGIECEFVPIKTKGDIDKTKSLKDFKSPGVFVKEIELALLSREIDLAVHSLKDLPCEMDSNFEIIAVVEREDPRDVLVSKDGVGFYQLKPNAKVGTSSLRREVHLKNLRDDIQVVNIRGNIETRLSKIESEGLDGVVLAYAALKRLNLDSYVSYIFDVNEITPCPGQGAICIECLKDSPYKSILSKINDTDAYIQTQFERLVLKFLGGGCHSSIGVFCKTDQDKIYAFASLLRGDKLVKASIEGDKADFLSLANKLSNMLKS, encoded by the coding sequence GTGAAAAAATTAAGAATTGGCGCAAGGGACAGCAGACTCAGCAGAATTCAAGTTGATATTGTGGCAAGAAAAATCAAGCAAACCTTAGGTATTGAATGTGAATTTGTTCCTATAAAGACAAAAGGAGATATTGATAAGACAAAAAGCCTAAAAGATTTTAAAAGCCCCGGTGTATTTGTAAAGGAGATTGAACTTGCACTTTTATCAAGGGAAATAGACTTAGCTGTCCACAGCTTAAAGGACCTGCCTTGTGAAATGGATAGTAATTTTGAGATTATTGCAGTTGTTGAAAGAGAGGACCCCAGAGATGTGCTTGTGTCAAAAGATGGTGTGGGATTCTATCAGCTAAAACCAAACGCAAAAGTTGGAACAAGCAGTTTGAGAAGGGAGGTACATTTAAAAAATTTAAGAGATGATATACAGGTTGTTAACATAAGAGGAAATATAGAAACGCGACTTTCAAAGATTGAGTCAGAAGGGCTTGATGGAGTTGTGCTTGCTTATGCTGCATTAAAACGATTAAACTTAGATTCTTATGTAAGTTATATTTTTGATGTAAATGAAATTACACCTTGTCCTGGTCAGGGGGCAATATGCATTGAGTGCCTTAAAGATAGTCCCTATAAAAGCATCTTAAGTAAAATAAACGATACTGATGCATATATCCAAACCCAGTTTGAAAGGCTTGTTTTGAAGTTTTTGGGAGGAGGGTGTCATTCATCGATTGGTGTTTTTTGCAAAACAGACCAGGACAAAATTTATGCATTTGCTTCTCTTTTAAGAGGTGATAAATTAGTAAAAGCAAGTATTGAGGGTGACAAAGCTGACTTTTTGTCTCTTGCAAATAAGCTAAGTAATATGCTCAAAAGTTAG
- a CDS encoding TIGR03826 family flagellar region protein, producing MDVRNCRRCGKLYLYDGIPICPQCRKEEEEDFKKVKEYLYEHPGATLPEVSNATGVSPEKILRFLKEERLEIVGESNIILECERCGKAIKTGRLCDECKREVGTRFLSYLDDKKLRESMKKNEEYAKRKEGGYRYLSKDFKEDEEK from the coding sequence ATGGATGTAAGAAATTGCAGAAGGTGTGGGAAGCTTTACCTATATGATGGAATTCCTATCTGCCCTCAGTGCAGAAAGGAAGAAGAAGAGGATTTTAAAAAGGTAAAAGAGTATTTATATGAACACCCAGGTGCGACGTTGCCAGAGGTGTCTAATGCAACAGGTGTGTCACCTGAGAAGATTTTAAGATTTTTAAAAGAGGAAAGACTTGAGATTGTGGGTGAGAGCAATATCATCTTAGAGTGTGAAAGATGCGGAAAAGCTATAAAAACAGGTAGGCTTTGTGATGAGTGCAAAAGAGAGGTTGGAACAAGATTTTTGAGTTATCTTGACGATAAAAAGCTTCGAGAGAGTATGAAGAAGAACGAGGAGTATGCTAAGAGAAAAGAAGGAGGTTATAGATATCTTTCAAAAGATTTTAAGGAGGACGAGGAAAAATAA
- a CDS encoding VOC family protein: MKKLVPEIHLKNCTQALEFYKNVFGAEVKNVQMTDNVPTFQQYKGKVLHAELFLSPELVVYLADKFDDKPDISNIHLVLECESEEEIKRIYNNLAEHGSVKFELQKTFWGALHAAVTDKFGVTWGLNYSLK, from the coding sequence ATGAAAAAACTTGTCCCTGAAATCCATCTCAAAAACTGTACTCAAGCTTTGGAATTTTACAAAAATGTATTTGGTGCAGAGGTAAAGAATGTCCAGATGACTGACAACGTTCCAACATTTCAACAATACAAAGGGAAAGTGCTTCATGCAGAGCTTTTTTTATCCCCAGAATTGGTGGTCTATTTAGCAGATAAATTTGATGATAAACCTGATATTAGCAATATCCACCTTGTCCTTGAATGTGAATCTGAAGAAGAGATAAAAAGAATTTACAATAACCTTGCAGAACATGGAAGTGTCAAGTTTGAATTACAAAAAACTTTCTGGGGAGCTCTTCATGCAGCGGTGACTGATAAATTTGGTGTTACGTGGGGTTTGAACTACTCTCTCAAATAA
- the cobA gene encoding uroporphyrinogen-III C-methyltransferase, with translation MPKKELCILKVGKVYIVGAGPYMEDLITLKGLNAIKTADVIIYDRLINKNLLKLAKDDAIYIYCGKEPKKHVLSQDRIINLMIEYAKKGFNVVRLKGGDPYIFGRGAEEAEKLFENNIPFEIIPGVSSFYSALTFAGIPITYRKLAREFHVFTGHTCDDEELNWNIISKLDGTLIFLMSAENIESISQKLILHGKQPKTLAAAVINATTGRQKVISGYLEDFATGKFKNQIASPMVFVIGEVIKFRNKLSFYESLPLFGKRICITRPKSVSRNIKSLLFSLGADVVDGCCSKLVLHREEIDKILNSLPEYNILVFTSVNGVDSFFDYLIEKNIDVRDIKGDFAAIGKKTALSLQKRGFGVKYIPDEHSSDGLIKIFENEVDKSKKILTVQSKNAGDYLKNSLESLGFEVDTIFAYSMEFTKNPNDAVYDSDIYVFTSSGMFRHFIECYGTDMLFNKIVISIGEHTKKTLESFGIQSITCDEATDEGIVNKILEVVKNGV, from the coding sequence TTGCCAAAGAAGGAGTTGTGTATATTGAAAGTTGGGAAAGTATATATTGTTGGTGCTGGTCCATACATGGAGGACTTGATAACACTAAAAGGTTTGAACGCTATAAAGACTGCTGATGTAATAATTTACGATAGGTTAATAAACAAAAATTTGTTGAAGCTTGCAAAAGATGATGCAATTTATATCTACTGTGGTAAAGAACCAAAAAAACATGTACTTTCTCAGGACAGAATTATAAACTTGATGATAGAGTATGCAAAAAAAGGTTTTAATGTTGTTCGGCTAAAAGGTGGAGACCCATATATATTTGGAAGGGGAGCAGAAGAGGCAGAAAAACTATTTGAAAATAACATACCTTTTGAAATTATTCCTGGTGTTAGTTCATTTTACTCTGCTTTAACCTTTGCGGGTATTCCAATCACGTATAGAAAGCTTGCACGTGAATTTCATGTGTTTACTGGGCACACGTGCGATGATGAAGAACTGAATTGGAACATAATTTCTAAACTTGATGGAACTTTAATATTTCTCATGTCTGCTGAAAATATTGAAAGTATCTCACAAAAACTGATTTTACACGGCAAACAGCCTAAAACCCTTGCTGCAGCAGTAATTAATGCAACAACTGGTCGGCAGAAGGTAATTAGCGGTTATTTAGAAGACTTTGCAACTGGAAAGTTTAAAAATCAAATTGCATCGCCAATGGTATTTGTAATAGGTGAGGTTATAAAATTTAGAAATAAGCTTTCTTTTTATGAGAGTTTGCCTTTATTTGGTAAGAGAATTTGTATCACACGTCCAAAAAGTGTCTCAAGAAATATAAAAAGTTTGCTATTCAGTCTTGGTGCGGACGTTGTTGATGGTTGCTGCTCAAAACTGGTTCTCCATAGGGAGGAGATTGATAAAATTTTAAACTCTTTGCCTGAATACAATATATTGGTATTTACGAGTGTAAATGGTGTTGATAGTTTTTTTGACTACTTGATTGAAAAAAATATAGATGTGAGAGATATTAAAGGTGACTTTGCTGCAATAGGGAAAAAAACTGCACTTTCACTCCAAAAGAGAGGATTTGGGGTAAAATATATTCCAGATGAACATTCATCAGATGGCTTAATCAAGATTTTCGAGAATGAAGTTGATAAAAGCAAAAAGATATTGACTGTGCAGTCAAAAAATGCAGGAGATTACCTCAAAAATTCCCTTGAAAGCTTGGGATTTGAGGTTGATACCATCTTTGCATATTCAATGGAATTTACTAAAAACCCAAATGATGCAGTTTACGATTCAGATATTTATGTATTTACAAGTTCCGGGATGTTTAGACATTTTATAGAATGCTATGGGACGGATATGCTTTTTAATAAAATAGTCATTTCAATCGGTGAACACACAAAAAAGACATTAGAAAGTTTTGGTATTCAAAGTATTACTTGTGATGAGGCAACTGATGAGGGAATAGTAAATAAGATTTTAGAGGTGGTCAAGAATGGAGTTTAA
- the hemL gene encoding glutamate-1-semialdehyde 2,1-aminomutase, with protein sequence MRLDKSKEVFDKTKRYIPGGVNSPIRAFKNLSITPPVISKGKGCRIFDIDGNEYIDFVLSWGAMILGHCDPDVVNSIKEVVEDQIAFGAPTEIEYEMAKLVCETAQIDMVRFVNSGTEATMTAVRLAKGYTGKKKIVKFAGCYHGHHDIFLKEAGSAVAELRLKGIDEDIVQNTIVVEYNNLDSVEKAFKENKDEIAAVIIEPVAGNMGVVPAKKEFLQALREICNLLGSLLIFDEVITGFRLSLKGARALYDVEPDLITFGKIIGGGLPCGAVGGKKEIMQCLAPQGNVFQAGTMSGNPIVMSAGYTTVKKLKENPDIYTYLESLAQKLEGYLAKVFSNSNLTFCINRVGSMLTVFFGVEKVENFEMARMSNLDQFKKFAEYMITNGIYIPSSQFEAMFLSSAHMESDIERFAEVAESFAKFVKKP encoded by the coding sequence ATGAGACTTGACAAAAGTAAAGAAGTATTTGACAAGACCAAAAGATATATACCAGGCGGGGTTAACAGTCCAATTCGTGCCTTTAAAAATTTGAGTATTACCCCGCCAGTCATCTCAAAAGGAAAAGGTTGCCGTATATTTGATATTGATGGCAATGAATACATTGACTTTGTATTATCATGGGGAGCAATGATATTAGGACATTGTGACCCTGATGTTGTAAATAGCATAAAAGAAGTGGTGGAAGATCAAATAGCATTTGGTGCTCCAACAGAAATTGAATATGAGATGGCAAAGCTTGTGTGTGAGACAGCCCAAATTGATATGGTTCGATTTGTTAATTCAGGGACAGAAGCTACAATGACTGCTGTAAGGCTTGCAAAAGGCTATACTGGGAAGAAAAAAATAGTAAAGTTTGCAGGCTGTTATCATGGTCATCATGACATCTTTCTGAAAGAAGCAGGGTCAGCAGTAGCCGAGCTAAGATTAAAGGGAATTGATGAAGATATTGTACAAAATACAATTGTGGTTGAATACAACAATTTAGATTCAGTAGAAAAAGCTTTTAAAGAAAACAAAGATGAGATAGCAGCTGTTATAATCGAGCCTGTGGCAGGGAATATGGGTGTTGTACCTGCCAAAAAAGAGTTTTTGCAAGCCCTAAGAGAAATTTGCAACCTCCTCGGCAGTCTTCTGATTTTTGATGAAGTAATAACCGGTTTTAGACTTTCACTGAAAGGTGCAAGAGCTTTATATGATGTTGAGCCGGACCTTATAACTTTTGGAAAGATAATTGGCGGGGGGCTTCCTTGCGGCGCAGTTGGTGGCAAAAAAGAGATAATGCAGTGCTTAGCACCCCAAGGAAATGTCTTTCAGGCAGGTACTATGTCGGGCAATCCAATTGTGATGAGTGCAGGTTATACTACTGTTAAGAAGCTTAAAGAAAATCCTGATATTTATACCTATTTAGAATCACTGGCACAAAAACTTGAAGGCTACTTGGCAAAAGTCTTTTCTAATTCCAATTTGACTTTTTGCATCAACAGAGTTGGCTCAATGCTGACAGTCTTCTTTGGAGTTGAGAAGGTTGAAAATTTCGAGATGGCGAGAATGAGCAATTTAGATCAGTTTAAAAAGTTTGCAGAATATATGATAACAAATGGCATTTATATTCCATCTTCTCAGTTTGAAGCCATGTTTTTGTCAAGTGCACATATGGAAAGTGATATAGAAAGGTTTGCTGAGGTTGCTGAAAGTTTTGCAAAGTTTGTAAAGAAACCTTAA
- the larE gene encoding ATP-dependent sacrificial sulfur transferase LarE produces the protein MDIMIDEALKEKYKNLKSFLKSLGSVAVAYSGGVDSTFLVKVAYDVLGEKALAVTATSSTYPKRELEDAKRFIKEIGAKHIIIESEELEIEGFNKNPVDRCYYCKKELFEKIWKVAKAHGIEHVADGSNFDDLNDFRPGMKAACELNVVSPLKVAKLTKEDIRKLSKYLGLPTWQKPAYACLSSRIPYGEEITKEKLEMIEKAEDYLIELGFRQVRVRFHGNQLARIEIGKEEFGRFLDERIIENVKNKLKEIGFVYVTLDLEGYRTGSMNLSIKNVSEKNLSEV, from the coding sequence ATGGATATAATGATAGATGAAGCATTAAAAGAAAAATATAAAAACCTCAAAAGTTTTTTGAAAAGCTTGGGAAGCGTTGCTGTTGCTTATTCAGGTGGGGTTGATAGTACATTTTTAGTTAAAGTTGCTTATGATGTTCTGGGTGAAAAGGCTTTAGCCGTCACAGCTACATCATCTACTTATCCCAAAAGAGAGCTTGAGGATGCCAAAAGGTTTATAAAAGAGATAGGTGCAAAACATATTATTATAGAATCAGAAGAGCTTGAAATTGAGGGATTTAATAAAAATCCTGTTGATAGATGCTATTACTGCAAAAAAGAGCTTTTTGAAAAGATATGGAAAGTAGCAAAGGCACATGGAATTGAGCATGTTGCGGATGGTTCAAACTTTGATGATTTGAATGATTTTAGGCCTGGCATGAAAGCGGCATGTGAGCTGAATGTGGTAAGTCCACTTAAAGTTGCAAAGCTAACCAAAGAAGATATTAGAAAGCTTTCGAAATATTTAGGACTTCCTACTTGGCAAAAACCGGCATATGCTTGTCTTTCATCAAGAATTCCATATGGTGAGGAAATTACAAAAGAGAAGCTTGAGATGATAGAAAAGGCTGAAGACTATTTAATTGAACTTGGATTTAGACAGGTAAGAGTCAGGTTTCATGGCAATCAACTTGCCCGGATTGAAATAGGCAAAGAGGAATTTGGCAGATTTTTAGATGAAAGAATAATTGAGAATGTTAAGAACAAACTAAAAGAGATAGGATTTGTTTATGTAACATTAGATTTAGAAGGTTATAGAACAGGAAGCATGAATCTGAGTATAAAAAATGTTAGTGAAAAGAACTTAAGTGAGGTGTAA